One genomic region from Myxocyprinus asiaticus isolate MX2 ecotype Aquarium Trade chromosome 27, UBuf_Myxa_2, whole genome shotgun sequence encodes:
- the LOC127418286 gene encoding protein shisa-3 homolog has translation MVRLLNCLLLGYLTWILRISDARGEYCHGWLDTSGNYHEGFQCPEDFDTMDATVCCGTCSLRYCCAASDARLDQGTCTNDRQEENNTQYAAQPIYVPFLMVGSIFVAFVVVGSLVAVYCCTCLRPKQPTQQPIRFSLRSQGEIIPMILTTAPPSLRTPSRQSSTATTSSSSAGGGSSVRRFSLGRSDALGPCSQQQLLMVSSSSASTPVSVAPPQPLLPPPPPPPYTSQQGLQGSNSLQHPHSHSQLQLQHQTLLPAQSSGFLLPQQYFFPLQQEPFSGSKGFADFSQS, from the exons ATGGTGCGCCTGCTGAATTGCCTCTTGCTGGGGTATTTGACATGGATTCTGCGGATATCTGATGCCCGGGGAGAGTACTGCCACGGGTGGTTGGACACCAGTGGGAATTACCACGAGGGCTTTCAGTGTCCCGAAGATTTTGACACGATGGACGCGACTGTGTGCTGCGGGACCTGCTCATTGCGCTACTGCTGCGCCGCCTCGGACGCGCGCCTCGACCAGGGAACCTGCACGAATGACAGACAAGAGGAGAATAACACGCAATATGCGGCCC AGCCCATCTACGTTCCCTTCCTGATGGTGGGCTCCATCTTTGTGGCATTTGTCGTTGTTGGCTCTCTGGTGGCTGTGTATTGCTGCACCTGCCTTCGCCCCAAACAGCCAACTCAGCAGCCAATCCGCTTCTCGCTTCGTAGTCAGGGCGAGATAATTCCCATGATCCTCACCACAGCTCCGCCCAGCCTGCGGACACCATCGCGGCAGTCCAGCACGGCCACCACCAGCTCCAGTTCAGCAGGAGGGGGGAGCTCGGTCCGTCGCTTCTCCCTGGGCCGGAGTGACGCACTTGGGCCATGTTCTCAACAGCAGCTCCTAATGGTCTCATCCTCCTCAGCATCTACTCCTGTATCCGTGGCCCCACCTCAACCCCTTCTGCCCCCACCACCTCCACCACCCTACACCTCCCAACAGGGCTTACAGGGCAGTAACTCTCTGCAACACCCACACAGCCACAGCCAGTTACAGCTCCAACACCAGACCCTGCTGCCGGCACAAAGCTCCGGGTTCCTTCTGCCTCAGCAGTACTTCTTTCCGTTGCAGCAGGAACCCTTCTCCGGAAGCAAGGGCTTTGCTGATTTCAGCCAAAGCTGA